AACCTGGCCAACGCCGGTTCCGCCAACCTGCGGGACGTCGATCTGCCAACCTACGTCCTCATACGGCGCTTCGAGGAGGTGATCGACGCGGCCAACGCCAGGCTAGGCCCCATGTCGGATGGCCAATACCTGCTCGAGCGCAGCGACACCAGGGAGGCGACCAGGAAGCGGCGAACTGGCCTGGCCCTGCGTGTGATGGACAACTCGACCGGCCAGGCCCGCGACCCCAGAACCCTGTCCGGAGGCGAGACTTTCTACGTCTCCCTGGCCCTCGCGCTGGGCTTGGCGGACGTTGTCACCGCGGAGGCGGGCGGAATCAGCCTGGAGACTCTGTTCGTGGACGAGGGTTTCGGATCGCTGTCGGAAGAGGCCCTCGAGTCGGTCCTGACCCAACTCAACCGCATCCGGGCAGGTGGCCGGGTGGTGGGCGTGGTGTCCCACGTCGACGCTCTCAAACAGGCCATCCCGGACCGCATCGAAGTCCGTCCCTCTCGCCAGGGCGGCTCCACTCTCAAGGTCCGCTCGGCCGCCCCCGCATGACCCAGCGCGTCCCGACCATGCGAACCCGCCCGCAGCGGCGCGGCGTGCCAAAGCCTGTTCGGCGTAACATGCACTGCATGAGTGACACCATCGTGGCGGTGGTGGGAAAGAAGGGGCGGGTTGTGATGCCCAAGCCTTTGCGTGACGGGCACCATTGGGAAGAGGGAACAAGCTTGGTGTTCATCGACCGGCCCGAAGGCGTCCTGGTCATGACCAGGACGGAAGCGCTTCGGGCCGTGCGCAAGTCCCTCACGGGCGCGGGATCTTTGGCGGAAGAGCTGATCGCGGAACGCCGTTCGGAAGCGGCGCGCGAGGCCAAGAGATGAACGCGCCGTCGGTGCTGGGCTCATCCGGCTTGCTCGCGTTTCTTCAGGAAGAACCAGGATTTCAGCAGATTGAGGCTGCGCTTGAAACATGCGCGGTTTGCGGTGCGGCCAACTGGTCGGAGGTGGCGCAAAAGGTGGCCCAGCATGGGGGAGATTGGCAGTTGGCCAAGGCGACCCTCACCAACTACGGCTTGACCGTGGAGCCGGTCACTGCCGCCGATGCCGAATTGGCCGCAACCATCTGGGCCGCCGCCCCGTCGCTGCCGTTGGGCGACCGCCTCGGCCTCGCCTTGGCGATGCGGCTCAAGGCAGCCGCTCTCACCGCCGATGCCGCTTGGTCCGCTGCGTACGACCAGGCCGTTGTCATCCGCTGACCGGGGCCGCCAACCCTGCCGCCGGCACCGAAACGCGGCACCTCATCGTCATGTTTCCCGCAACGCTATCCTCACCGGCGGGAGGGAAGCACGCTGAGGCCATCCGGTGGGAGCATTGAATATGACATCGCCCCACAGCCAGGTGCCGGGACCCCACAAGAATCGGCGCACCGTCGCGGCCGCCGTGGTCGTGGTCGTGGTGGTATTTGCCGTTGGAGTGGCCGGCGGCGTGGTGATTTGGAAAAACCTGGCGGGGCGGGAAGTGTCCGAACCGGTCTCGCCCGTGGTCCCCACTCGCAATGAC
The nucleotide sequence above comes from Bifidobacteriaceae bacterium. Encoded proteins:
- a CDS encoding AbrB/MazE/SpoVT family DNA-binding domain-containing protein gives rise to the protein MSDTIVAVVGKKGRVVMPKPLRDGHHWEEGTSLVFIDRPEGVLVMTRTEALRAVRKSLTGAGSLAEELIAERRSEAAREAKR